The Petropleomorpha daqingensis genome includes a window with the following:
- a CDS encoding ArsR/SmtB family transcription factor, whose protein sequence is MGDVFKALADPTRRAILDELQERNGQTLFELIARLISKHGLSSTRQAVSQHLEVLEAAGLVRSRREGRYKFHDLDTSPLKAIVERWHIE, encoded by the coding sequence GTGGGCGACGTGTTCAAGGCGCTCGCCGACCCGACCCGACGCGCCATCCTCGACGAGCTGCAGGAGCGGAACGGCCAGACGCTGTTCGAGCTGATCGCCCGCCTGATCTCCAAGCACGGGCTGAGCTCGACCCGGCAGGCGGTGTCCCAGCACCTGGAGGTGCTCGAGGCGGCGGGGCTGGTCCGGTCGCGCCGCGAGGGTCGGTACAAGTTCCACGACCTGGACACCTCGCCGCTCAAGGCCATCGTCGAGCGGTGGCACATCGAGTGA